Proteins encoded by one window of Antechinus flavipes isolate AdamAnt ecotype Samford, QLD, Australia chromosome 4, AdamAnt_v2, whole genome shotgun sequence:
- the LOC127559370 gene encoding adenylate kinase isoenzyme 6-like: PNYRILGTPGVGKTTLGKELASRTGLTYVNVGDLAQEGQLYDGYDEEYECPILDEDRVVDELENKMKEGGVIVDYHGCDFFPERWFHIVFVLQTDNSILYSRLEKRGYTVKKLQNNIQCEIFQILYEEALASYKHEIVYRLPSNVPEELESNLDQIMKWIEQWIKDNN; encoded by the coding sequence CCCAATTATAGAATCTTAGGTACACCAGGAGTTGGAAAGACTACTCTAGGTAAAGAACTTGCATCAAGAACAGGGCTGACATATGTTAATGTGGGCGATTTGGCACAAGAAGGACAGTTATATGATGGCTATGATGAAGAATATGAATGTCCTATTTTGGATGAAGACAGAGTAGTTGAtgagttagaaaataaaatgaaagaaggtGGAGTTATTGTTGATTACCATGGCTGTGACTTCTTCCCTGAACGATggtttcatatagtttttgtgcTCCAAACAGataattctatattatattcAAGACTTGAAAAGAGGGGATACACTGTAAAGAAACTACAGAACAATATTCAATGTgaaatttttcaaattctttatgaAGAAGCCTTGGCCTCCTACAAGCATGAAATAGTATACCGGCTGCCCAGCAATGTACCAGAAGAACTAGAGAGTAATTTAGATCAGATAATGAAATGGATTGAGCAGTGGataaaagataataattga